A section of the Petrimonas sulfuriphila genome encodes:
- a CDS encoding HlyC/CorC family transporter — translation MSFTSLIIGWFILLFLSAFFSGMEVAFVSSDKLRFAMRQKDKGFYNLMLNTIYSHPRQFLATLLLGNLMVQVVFMYLSLLVAFPYIQQHITQNTFVIFLLIIVGATLIILLSGEFLPRAVLVRKPNFWVRVLVVPAFFFYVLFFPVAKIFVSFSKAVLAVFGVRSDRTTENALGRLELDSYVRKGFEEISDEKEVDSEVKIFRNALDFSSMRVRDCMVPRADIVAINVDEDIEKLKDLFIESGISRILVYREDIDDIIGYIHVWEMFDVPQDWTKSIATVSFVPESMQASKLMNDLMQQRKSIAVVVDEFGGTSGVVTMEDLVEEIFGDIEDEYDNKARFVKQEGDKEFVLSGRVEIDTLNEDYGLDIPESESYSTVAGYLLHHTQRFPKTYETVIIGKYMFKILKVTARKIEVVRLTIN, via the coding sequence ATGTCTTTCACGTCGCTAATAATCGGATGGTTTATCTTACTCTTCCTGTCGGCGTTCTTCTCCGGTATGGAAGTGGCGTTTGTGTCATCGGATAAGTTGAGATTTGCGATGAGACAAAAGGACAAAGGATTTTACAACCTGATGTTGAATACCATTTATAGTCATCCGCGTCAGTTCCTGGCTACGCTTCTGCTCGGAAACCTCATGGTGCAGGTAGTTTTTATGTACCTGTCGTTGCTGGTAGCTTTCCCTTACATTCAGCAACATATTACACAAAATACTTTTGTGATTTTTCTACTTATAATCGTTGGAGCTACTCTCATTATCCTTCTTAGCGGAGAATTTCTTCCCCGGGCTGTTTTGGTACGTAAACCCAACTTCTGGGTACGCGTATTGGTTGTTCCGGCTTTCTTTTTTTACGTTCTGTTCTTTCCCGTTGCAAAAATTTTCGTCTCTTTTTCCAAAGCCGTTTTAGCTGTTTTCGGCGTGAGGTCCGACAGGACAACTGAGAATGCATTGGGCCGGCTGGAACTGGATTCGTATGTGAGAAAAGGGTTCGAAGAGATTTCTGACGAAAAAGAAGTGGATTCCGAAGTGAAAATTTTCAGGAACGCCCTCGATTTCTCTTCTATGCGCGTGCGTGATTGCATGGTGCCAAGAGCGGATATTGTGGCGATAAATGTGGACGAAGATATTGAAAAGCTGAAAGATTTGTTTATCGAGAGCGGTATTTCCAGAATTCTGGTATATCGGGAAGATATTGACGACATTATCGGATACATTCACGTTTGGGAAATGTTCGATGTCCCGCAGGACTGGACCAAGAGCATTGCCACAGTGTCTTTCGTCCCTGAAAGTATGCAGGCCAGCAAACTGATGAACGACCTCATGCAGCAGCGAAAAAGCATAGCCGTTGTAGTGGATGAGTTTGGAGGAACATCGGGTGTGGTGACTATGGAAGATCTGGTAGAGGAAATTTTCGGTGATATAGAAGATGAATATGACAACAAAGCCCGCTTTGTGAAACAGGAAGGTGATAAAGAGTTTGTGCTTTCGGGGAGGGTGGAAATTGATACCTTAAACGAAGATTATGGGCTCGATATTCCCGAATCGGAGAGTTATTCCACCGTTGCCGGGTATTTATTGCATCACACACAGCGGTTTCCTAAAACCTACGAAACAGTGATCATCGGAAAGTATATGTTCAAAATATTGAAAGTTACCGCCCGGAAAATAGAAGTGGTGCGGCTGACTATTAATTAA
- the lptC gene encoding LPS export ABC transporter periplasmic protein LptC, protein MKERQQIHILKYITTAVFGVVMFLFIGSCGKKDEKLVHMKFDPETMPSMVTDSAVQLISDSGKTRYKIAADVWEVYDKAKEPFSYFPEGFYLERFDDRFNVEATVIADTAWHYNAKSLWRVKGNVEVKNMQGHEFKSDELFWDQKTAKIYSDKYIEIKRGALELKGYGFESNQQMTDYRIMRPHDGRLPFEEGPVATDSVQLQSDSIQ, encoded by the coding sequence TTGAAAGAACGACAACAGATACATATATTAAAATACATAACAACCGCAGTTTTTGGGGTTGTTATGTTTCTTTTTATCGGATCGTGTGGAAAGAAAGATGAAAAGCTGGTCCATATGAAATTCGATCCGGAAACCATGCCTTCCATGGTTACGGATTCGGCCGTGCAGCTTATCTCCGACTCGGGGAAAACCCGTTATAAAATAGCAGCCGATGTGTGGGAAGTATATGACAAGGCCAAAGAACCGTTCTCTTATTTTCCCGAAGGCTTTTACCTGGAAAGATTCGATGATCGGTTTAATGTCGAAGCTACCGTTATTGCTGACACGGCCTGGCACTACAACGCAAAAAGCCTGTGGCGCGTGAAAGGGAATGTTGAGGTAAAGAATATGCAAGGGCACGAATTCAAGAGTGATGAGCTTTTTTGGGATCAAAAAACGGCTAAGATCTATTCCGATAAATATATCGAGATAAAACGGGGGGCGCTTGAACTGAAGGGATACGGTTTTGAGTCGAATCAGCAAATGACAGATTACCGGATCATGAGACCGCATGACGGCAGATTGCCGTTTGAAGAAGGACCAGTCGCAACAGACTCGGTGCAGTTACAATCTGATTCCATACAATGA
- a CDS encoding nitroreductase family protein, which yields MDFLEFVSTRQSDRAFDPDRPVEKEKIERILEAARLAPSACNAQPWHMVVVDDPELKNRVADATSARALGMNHFTKQAPVHILLVEERVNLTSGIGGWVKQKDYAQMDLGIVAAHVVLAAHAEGLGSCIVGWFNEPKMRELLSIPDSKRVWLDIVVGYSTQAVRPKKRKTNGEIISYNKYK from the coding sequence ATGGATTTTCTTGAATTTGTTTCCACCCGGCAGAGCGACCGAGCATTCGATCCCGATAGACCGGTCGAAAAAGAAAAAATTGAACGTATCCTCGAAGCTGCTCGGTTAGCACCGTCAGCATGCAATGCGCAACCCTGGCACATGGTTGTCGTGGATGATCCTGAACTGAAAAACAGAGTGGCAGATGCCACGTCTGCGCGTGCATTGGGTATGAACCATTTTACCAAGCAGGCCCCGGTCCATATTTTGTTGGTTGAGGAAAGAGTGAACCTCACATCGGGGATCGGAGGCTGGGTAAAACAAAAGGACTATGCACAAATGGACCTGGGAATAGTAGCGGCTCATGTCGTGCTGGCAGCTCATGCCGAAGGTTTGGGGTCTTGCATTGTCGGTTGGTTCAATGAGCCGAAGATGCGTGAATTGTTGTCAATCCCCGACTCTAAGAGAGTATGGCTTGACATTGTTGTCGGATACAGTACCCAAGCCGTTCGTCCCAAAAAACGCAAAACAAACGGCGAAATCATTTCTTATAATAAATACAAATAA
- a CDS encoding riboflavin synthase, whose translation MFSGIVEEAATVVALEKDKGNLHITLRCSFTSELKIDQSIAHNGVCLTVVSIEGDAYTVTAIQETLDRSNLGLLQVGSKVNLERSMKMDGRLDGHIVQGHVDQTAVCTDVVEADGSWYYTFQYRFDKEMAKKGYLTVDKGSVTVNGVSLTVVTPTKDTFKVAIIPFTYEMTNFHQIEKGTVVNLEFDIIGKYISRIVALQS comes from the coding sequence ATGTTTTCCGGAATTGTTGAAGAAGCTGCAACCGTGGTTGCATTGGAAAAAGACAAGGGTAACCTGCACATCACGTTAAGGTGCTCGTTCACGAGCGAATTAAAAATCGACCAGAGCATTGCGCACAACGGAGTTTGTCTGACAGTGGTATCCATAGAGGGTGATGCATACACCGTAACCGCCATTCAGGAGACGCTCGACCGCTCCAATCTTGGATTGTTGCAGGTGGGTAGCAAGGTGAATCTTGAACGTAGCATGAAAATGGACGGCAGGTTGGACGGGCATATCGTTCAGGGGCATGTTGACCAAACTGCCGTTTGTACCGATGTAGTTGAAGCAGATGGTAGTTGGTATTACACCTTCCAATACCGTTTTGATAAGGAGATGGCCAAGAAGGGATACCTGACGGTAGATAAAGGGTCGGTTACGGTGAATGGTGTAAGTTTAACCGTGGTGACACCCACCAAAGATACCTTTAAAGTGGCGATCATTCCTTTTACATACGAAATGACCAATTTTCATCAGATAGAAAAAGGTACAGTCGTCAACCTGGAATTCGACATTATCGGTAAATATATCAGCAGGATTGTGGCGTTGCAGTCCTAA
- a CDS encoding 4-hydroxy-tetrahydrodipicolinate synthase gives MSKINLKGIGVALITPFKKDKSVDFDALGRLIDYQIDGGIDYLVALGTTAETPTLTRDERTEIVRFIVERNNNRLPLIVGVGGNNTAEIVHELKVSYFSNIAGVLSVTPYYNKPSQEGLFQHYRALSEVSPRPIILYNVPGRTGVNMEAETTLRLAKSCPNIVAIKEASGKMDQILQIIAGRPEGFSVISGDDGIAFDLIKSGGVGVISVLGNALPKEFSEMIHQALAGNFKMAETENVRFTEAIRLIFKDGNPAGVKCMLSELGYIENELRLPLVAVCDETKQQIIEELERLKVQVIDKKS, from the coding sequence ATGTCAAAAATCAACTTAAAAGGGATAGGTGTTGCCCTGATAACACCGTTTAAAAAAGACAAATCAGTCGATTTCGATGCGTTGGGCCGGTTGATAGATTATCAGATAGATGGGGGAATTGATTACCTCGTTGCACTGGGAACTACCGCTGAAACCCCAACACTGACACGCGATGAGCGAACCGAAATTGTGCGATTCATCGTGGAGAGAAACAACAATCGTCTCCCCCTTATTGTAGGAGTTGGAGGAAACAATACCGCTGAAATCGTTCATGAACTCAAGGTATCATATTTCTCAAACATTGCAGGAGTATTATCTGTTACTCCATATTACAATAAACCCAGCCAGGAAGGGCTTTTTCAGCATTATCGTGCTTTGAGTGAGGTTTCACCACGGCCGATTATTCTGTATAATGTTCCCGGAAGAACCGGTGTGAATATGGAAGCCGAAACTACGTTGCGGCTGGCAAAATCTTGTCCGAATATTGTGGCCATCAAGGAAGCATCGGGGAAAATGGATCAGATCCTGCAAATTATTGCTGGCCGTCCCGAAGGATTCTCCGTTATCTCCGGCGACGATGGAATTGCATTTGATCTGATAAAATCCGGTGGAGTAGGAGTTATATCTGTTTTGGGAAATGCTTTGCCTAAAGAGTTTTCTGAAATGATACATCAGGCGTTAGCCGGTAATTTCAAGATGGCTGAAACGGAAAATGTGCGTTTTACAGAAGCTATCCGGTTGATTTTCAAAGATGGGAATCCTGCCGGAGTAAAATGCATGCTCAGTGAATTGGGTTACATCGAAAATGAACTCAGGCTGCCGTTGGTTGCGGTCTGTGATGAAACCAAGCAGCAAATAATTGAAGAATTGGAGAGGTTGAAAGTTCAGGTAATAGATAAAAAGTCTTAA
- a CDS encoding sugar phosphate isomerase/epimerase: MKHIKHCFYVALLPVFFSACNVVKSELKPTQIGICTNLANGEKMQQYGYTYVEEGVSRFLAPTKPEEEFEIILNELANSPLPVKACNSFIPGNLKSVGNEAAHHDILTFAETAFRRAQRAGVEIIVFGSGGSRSIPEGFPRKKGRAQFIELGKKMALIAQKFNIIIVLEPLNTTECNFINSVSEGGEIVKEINHRHFMLLADLYHMKMENESPDTLVKYGKLIRHVHIAEKQDRAVPGTYDEDFRPYFNALKKMGYRGKISIEARWIDFDTQIPTAMETIKRQLNN; this comes from the coding sequence ATGAAACACATAAAACACTGTTTTTATGTTGCCCTTCTTCCGGTATTCTTTTCTGCATGCAACGTAGTAAAAAGTGAGTTGAAGCCTACTCAGATAGGAATCTGTACAAATCTTGCCAACGGAGAAAAAATGCAGCAATACGGATACACATATGTGGAAGAAGGTGTCTCCAGATTTCTTGCACCGACAAAGCCCGAGGAAGAGTTCGAGATAATATTGAATGAATTGGCCAACTCCCCTTTGCCTGTTAAAGCCTGTAACAGCTTTATCCCCGGAAACCTGAAAAGCGTTGGTAATGAAGCTGCTCACCACGATATTTTAACGTTTGCAGAAACCGCTTTCCGCAGGGCACAACGAGCCGGAGTGGAAATAATTGTCTTTGGAAGTGGGGGTTCACGTTCCATCCCCGAAGGATTTCCACGCAAAAAAGGCCGGGCACAATTCATCGAATTAGGCAAAAAAATGGCGTTAATTGCTCAAAAATTCAACATAATCATCGTATTGGAACCCCTTAACACTACAGAATGCAACTTTATCAATTCCGTATCGGAAGGAGGAGAAATCGTTAAAGAGATCAATCATCGTCACTTCATGCTGTTGGCAGATCTGTATCATATGAAAATGGAAAACGAAAGTCCGGATACCCTTGTAAAGTATGGAAAGCTGATCAGGCATGTTCATATTGCGGAAAAACAGGACAGGGCTGTACCGGGTACATACGATGAGGACTTTCGCCCTTACTTCAATGCCCTTAAAAAAATGGGTTATAGAGGAAAAATATCCATTGAAGCTCGCTGGATAGATTTTGACACCCAGATACCGACAGCAATGGAAACGATAAAAAGACAACTCAATAATTAA
- a CDS encoding Gfo/Idh/MocA family oxidoreductase: MESRRGFIKKSALGVAGIALGSTMDMSAKSYAGIIGANDRLNVAIIGLGRRLSAFYEPIALKGANVQLLYLCDVMEKQRTRAMQNFSKHISYQPKSENDIRRVLDDKKVDAVFNATPDHWHTPGSVMAMKAGKHVYVEKPCSHNMFENEILVKAAQKFNKIVQMGNQQRSSDHTVEIIRELHRGVIGNPYKAVAFYANTRGEVPLQKKAAIPVGLDWELFQGPAPRRDYTEETWDYNWHWYGWDYGTAEAGNNATHELDVARWALNVDFPLNVEVEAAKRHFANDGWEMYDTMDATFRFAGDKIIKWDGKSRNGHKTYGADRGTIIYGSEGTVFVNRDKYILYDRGGKVMKERTSTSSEAGTALGGGGDMTTGHVINFFDTIRGKSKLTAPIDDASISNAMVHYANVAYRIGKGFDIDDKTGRMFDREAMKLWNREYEPGWEPTLK, encoded by the coding sequence ATGGAATCAAGAAGAGGATTTATTAAAAAATCGGCACTCGGAGTGGCAGGAATAGCACTGGGAAGCACAATGGACATGTCGGCAAAAAGTTATGCCGGCATTATCGGAGCGAACGACAGGTTAAACGTAGCCATCATTGGGCTGGGACGCAGGTTAAGTGCGTTTTACGAACCAATCGCCTTGAAGGGAGCTAATGTACAGTTACTTTACCTCTGTGATGTGATGGAGAAGCAACGTACCCGGGCAATGCAGAATTTTTCTAAACACATCAGCTACCAACCGAAATCCGAAAACGATATACGCCGGGTGCTCGACGATAAAAAAGTGGATGCTGTATTCAACGCAACACCCGACCACTGGCACACGCCCGGTTCCGTAATGGCCATGAAAGCCGGCAAACATGTGTATGTTGAGAAACCATGCAGCCACAACATGTTCGAAAATGAAATTCTGGTAAAAGCCGCCCAAAAATTCAACAAGATAGTGCAGATGGGTAACCAGCAACGTTCCTCGGATCACACCGTTGAAATCATAAGGGAGCTACACCGCGGCGTTATCGGAAACCCCTATAAGGCAGTAGCCTTTTATGCCAATACAAGGGGTGAAGTACCGCTCCAGAAAAAAGCGGCCATTCCTGTCGGACTGGATTGGGAGTTGTTTCAGGGGCCGGCACCCCGCCGCGATTATACCGAAGAGACCTGGGATTATAACTGGCATTGGTACGGCTGGGATTACGGAACGGCCGAAGCAGGCAACAACGCCACACACGAACTGGATGTTGCACGCTGGGCACTGAACGTTGATTTCCCCCTAAACGTTGAAGTGGAAGCCGCCAAGCGACATTTCGCCAACGACGGATGGGAGATGTACGACACTATGGATGCTACATTCCGTTTTGCCGGTGACAAAATAATCAAGTGGGATGGTAAAAGCCGGAACGGGCACAAGACCTACGGAGCGGACAGAGGAACAATTATTTATGGCAGTGAAGGTACCGTCTTCGTAAACCGGGATAAATACATTCTTTACGACCGAGGGGGGAAAGTGATGAAAGAAAGAACTTCTACTTCAAGTGAAGCAGGTACGGCACTTGGTGGAGGTGGCGACATGACTACCGGCCATGTGATCAACTTCTTCGATACTATCAGGGGTAAGTCGAAACTTACCGCACCCATTGACGATGCGTCCATCAGTAATGCTATGGTACATTATGCCAATGTAGCGTATCGTATCGGTAAGGGTTTTGATATCGATGACAAAACCGGGCGTATGTTTGACCGGGAAGCTATGAAACTATGGAACCGGGAATATGAACCCGGATGGGAGCCAACACTGAAATAA
- a CDS encoding Gfo/Idh/MocA family oxidoreductase, whose protein sequence is MKNSRRDFIKKSALGVAGITLGSTMNMSAKSYANIIGSNDKVRVGILGFSNRFRGALGKSFLKYAKEMNFELFTVCDIWNRRRDEGQAWYKEQAGGDLRTARNTDELWSQKPDAVIISTADFQHALHTAEAVRAGCDVYVEKPFAETMDDANFALKAAKETNKVIQVGSQRRSGTNYHAAYDYIKSGKFGKIIAVEMTWNVNQPGRWRLPQLTREIREQDTDWKRFLMNRPYEPWDPRKYLEYRLFWPYSSGIPGQWMAHQIDTVHWFSELDYPRSVVANGGIYMWNDGRTNYDTMTAVFDYGHAKEKEPGEGFQVIYSSRQNNSSGGTKEWYFSNGGKLDLDTNIINNDGGLTERHAGDMGMKPFMLDTFELPKISVETGSDTGSDPLTNAHMKNWMDCVRAGNVKTNAPVEAGYNHSIADIMVTAALRTGQRATFDEKQKQVMAGGKVFKY, encoded by the coding sequence ATGAAAAATTCAAGACGTGATTTTATAAAAAAATCGGCACTCGGTGTGGCCGGAATAACGCTGGGAAGCACGATGAATATGTCGGCTAAAAGTTATGCCAATATCATCGGCTCCAACGATAAAGTGAGGGTAGGCATATTGGGTTTTTCCAACCGATTCAGAGGTGCACTCGGGAAATCATTCCTCAAATATGCCAAAGAGATGAACTTCGAACTCTTTACCGTCTGCGACATTTGGAATCGTCGCCGAGACGAAGGACAAGCCTGGTACAAGGAGCAAGCCGGAGGAGACCTCAGAACCGCCAGAAACACCGATGAGCTCTGGTCTCAAAAGCCCGACGCCGTAATTATCAGTACCGCAGATTTTCAACATGCGCTTCATACCGCCGAAGCAGTCAGGGCCGGATGTGATGTATATGTGGAAAAACCTTTCGCTGAAACTATGGACGATGCTAACTTTGCGTTGAAAGCAGCCAAAGAGACTAACAAGGTTATTCAGGTTGGATCACAACGCCGGAGCGGAACAAATTACCACGCTGCATACGACTACATTAAATCGGGAAAATTCGGCAAGATCATTGCCGTGGAAATGACATGGAACGTCAACCAGCCCGGACGATGGCGTTTACCCCAACTCACCAGAGAAATCCGCGAACAGGATACCGACTGGAAACGCTTTTTGATGAACCGCCCCTACGAACCGTGGGATCCGCGAAAATACCTGGAATACCGCCTGTTCTGGCCCTATTCATCCGGCATACCCGGCCAATGGATGGCACATCAGATCGATACCGTACACTGGTTCTCAGAACTGGATTATCCCCGGTCGGTAGTGGCAAACGGCGGGATCTACATGTGGAACGACGGAAGAACCAACTACGATACCATGACTGCTGTTTTTGATTATGGACACGCCAAAGAAAAAGAACCGGGAGAAGGATTCCAGGTAATTTATTCCTCCAGGCAAAACAACTCGTCGGGAGGGACAAAAGAGTGGTATTTCTCCAACGGGGGGAAACTTGACCTGGACACCAACATCATCAACAATGATGGCGGATTGACAGAAAGGCACGCAGGCGATATGGGAATGAAACCCTTTATGCTTGATACTTTCGAATTACCGAAGATAAGTGTGGAAACAGGCTCAGACACAGGCTCAGACCCGCTCACAAATGCGCATATGAAAAACTGGATGGACTGTGTGAGGGCCGGCAATGTAAAAACAAATGCTCCCGTGGAAGCAGGCTACAACCACTCTATCGCCGATATCATGGTTACGGCCGCCTTACGCACCGGACAACGCGCCACATTCGATGAAAAACAAAAACAGGTAATGGCAGGAGGGAAAGTATTCAAGTATTAA
- a CDS encoding PmoA family protein: MKKTVKALIIAALIMHVSCQGTSTNVRFNVSEEKKAVEVYVNDIYFTSFIYPENLEKPCLYPIKTPSGKFITRGFPLNPRPFERTDHPHHIGLWFNFGNVNGLDFWNNSYSIKPEDKDKYGIILFDKVIEADNRKGRLVVQSKWTDNNGSILLNEKTTYIFEGLKNDIRTIERVTELTANKEVTFTGNKEGLIGLRVDRTFEEPTQKAEKFLDANGNVTETPALNNEGVNGFYRNAEGLTGGDVWGKRSKWVALKADKEGETITIVIMDNKNNPNYPAWSHARGYGLFAANNLGGKVVDKNSDPVELKLSSGEKVTFKHKVIIAGDMSDQEINRFSDDFN, encoded by the coding sequence ATGAAAAAAACAGTTAAAGCCCTAATCATTGCAGCGCTGATAATGCATGTAAGCTGCCAAGGCACTTCAACAAACGTCAGGTTTAATGTCAGCGAAGAAAAAAAGGCAGTTGAGGTATACGTAAACGATATTTATTTTACATCGTTTATTTATCCGGAAAACCTGGAAAAGCCATGTCTTTATCCTATAAAAACACCCTCCGGAAAATTTATCACAAGAGGGTTCCCCTTGAATCCAAGGCCTTTTGAGAGAACCGATCATCCACATCACATTGGATTATGGTTTAATTTCGGTAATGTAAACGGACTTGATTTCTGGAATAACTCCTATTCCATAAAACCGGAAGATAAAGATAAATATGGGATAATTTTGTTTGATAAAGTTATTGAAGCAGATAACCGGAAAGGGAGATTGGTTGTTCAATCAAAATGGACAGATAATAATGGAAGTATTTTATTGAATGAAAAGACGACCTACATCTTTGAAGGGCTGAAAAACGATATCAGGACGATTGAAAGAGTTACAGAACTGACAGCAAATAAGGAAGTAACTTTTACAGGGAACAAAGAAGGGCTGATCGGTTTGAGGGTAGACAGAACTTTCGAGGAACCGACTCAAAAAGCTGAGAAGTTTTTAGATGCAAACGGAAATGTAACAGAAACTCCGGCCCTGAATAACGAAGGTGTAAATGGATTCTACAGAAATGCAGAAGGTTTAACAGGGGGAGACGTCTGGGGAAAAAGGAGCAAATGGGTTGCTTTAAAAGCTGATAAGGAAGGCGAAACAATCACCATCGTTATCATGGACAATAAAAACAACCCTAATTATCCGGCATGGTCTCACGCAAGAGGTTATGGATTATTTGCAGCCAACAATCTGGGGGGAAAGGTTGTGGATAAGAATTCGGACCCGGTTGAATTGAAGTTGTCCAGCGGTGAGAAAGTAACTTTTAAACACAAGGTTATTATTGCCGGAGATATGAGTGATCAGGAAATAAACAGGTTTTCTGACGATTTTAATTGA
- a CDS encoding TerC/Alx family metal homeostasis membrane protein: MNAIALYWIAFIAIFIIVYGIDLYVTSHRQRTISVKSSLTWTAVWISVAIAFGASLYFLFPQNPESTVRTGPVMMTKFISGYLTEYSLSVDNLFVFILIFSMMGIHPKNQPKLLKLGILISVVLRILFILVGMELVERFHWIIYIFGVVLIWTAYKMAFSKEDENVNPKSNILYKGASRLFPIDPDIHSPHFFTQINGKIHLTNIFLALLVIGSTDILFAVDSIPAIIGVIKEGINNVLTLSEENFLAISSNVFAVMGLISLFFALKGIMGMFRYLKTGVSFILLFIGMKMLLSSVHSVGEFFAHHSWVSLAVIIGTLIISILLSMLISERKESDKLQEAVQKLKEEMEESKPKHVGKFMH; the protein is encoded by the coding sequence ATGAATGCAATAGCACTTTACTGGATTGCTTTTATAGCCATCTTCATCATTGTGTATGGAATAGACCTCTACGTGACTTCCCACCGCCAAAGAACAATTAGTGTGAAATCATCCTTAACCTGGACAGCCGTATGGATTTCCGTAGCAATAGCATTTGGAGCTTCTCTTTATTTTCTCTTCCCTCAGAATCCGGAAAGCACGGTGCGAACCGGTCCTGTAATGATGACAAAATTTATCTCGGGGTATTTGACGGAATATTCGTTATCCGTGGATAATCTTTTCGTATTTATACTGATCTTTTCAATGATGGGCATTCATCCGAAAAACCAACCAAAGTTACTGAAACTGGGAATTTTGATTTCGGTTGTACTAAGAATTCTTTTTATACTGGTGGGAATGGAACTGGTAGAACGCTTTCACTGGATTATCTACATATTTGGTGTTGTTTTGATTTGGACGGCATACAAGATGGCTTTTTCGAAAGAAGATGAAAACGTAAATCCCAAATCGAACATTCTGTACAAGGGAGCTTCCAGGTTATTCCCCATCGATCCCGACATACATTCGCCTCATTTTTTCACTCAAATAAACGGAAAAATCCACTTAACCAATATTTTTCTTGCCTTGCTTGTTATCGGCTCCACCGACATCTTGTTTGCTGTTGACTCTATTCCGGCTATTATCGGCGTTATAAAAGAAGGTATAAACAACGTCCTTACACTCAGTGAAGAGAACTTTCTTGCCATTTCTTCCAATGTTTTCGCAGTGATGGGCTTAATATCGCTTTTTTTCGCGTTGAAAGGAATTATGGGAATGTTCCGTTACTTGAAAACAGGTGTGAGTTTCATTCTCTTGTTTATAGGCATGAAAATGCTGCTGAGTTCCGTGCATTCGGTAGGAGAATTTTTTGCACACCATTCATGGGTCTCGCTAGCGGTTATCATCGGTACCTTGATTATTTCTATCCTTTTATCCATGCTGATTTCCGAACGAAAAGAATCCGATAAGCTTCAGGAAGCTGTGCAGAAATTGAAAGAAGAAATGGAGGAGTCGAAACCCAAACATGTGGGAAAATTTATGCATTAG